Genomic segment of Caretta caretta isolate rCarCar2 chromosome 4, rCarCar1.hap1, whole genome shotgun sequence:
TTGCGGGGGTCAATCTCCTCTCCTAATAAACCAGCTTAAATCCAAAGAGGAGAAAATAACAGCAAAAAGACCCCCGGatacatgtaactgtaaatgacaaacacattattcctttcttaatggacACAGGGGCTCAAATGTCCATGATTAAGCGAGAAAGTTTTCAGGGCTCGCCACCTACTGGCCAAAAGCAGATACTTGTTACAGGAGTAAATGGCAGTACCATAACTTACCCATTAGTTAAGATAAAACTGGATATCCCATTGCAACCCCACCATCAGCCCCGAAAATATGAGGTGATTTTGGGCAATGCCAACATACTGGGCATGGATGTTttaagaggaaagaagggaaggatTAATGGGGAAAGATGGGCTTTTGGAGTCAGTTCTGTTCCTCATGCCACCCACCTGGAAGAGGAAAGCCCTCCCCACTATTCTGTAAACTTACTTAGCAGCGCGCCTGCTCTCCCGCTCTCAACAGTAACAAACATAAAGCAGTATAATGTCCCAGCTGAGGCCATAAGCCCTGTTACTGACCTGATCAAAGATTTGGAACAGCGAGGAATTTTAATTCGTACCCACTCTCGCTTTAATTCTCCTGTGTGGCCCATCAAGAAACCAAATGGCAAATGGAGACTCACTATAGACTATAGGAAGCAAAACAGTAACACTGGACCATTAACTGCAGCAGTCCCTAGCATAACAGATATTGTAAACACCATACAAACCTGGGATAAACCCTGGCTAGCAGTATTAGATGTAAAGGACATGTTCTTCATGGTCCCTTTGCAACCAGCTGACCAGGAAAGATTTGCTTTTACTTGGAAAGGTGTACAATACACTTTTACCCGAATGCCACAAGGGTTTAAACACTCACCCACTATTTGCCATGGGGCACTGGCAAAGGTCCTAGATGACCTTATCCTGCCACCCAATGTACAAACTGTGcaatacattgatgacatcttaatAGGTGGGAAAACCCCAGAAGAGGTACAGGAGGCTATGAATCAAATCAAAGGAGCACTAGAAGCCCTTAATTTAGAGTTACCAGCTGAGAAATGCCAAGGTCCCTCCCAAGAGATAAAATTCTTAGGTACTGTATGGATGGGAGGTAGGAGGTCTGTGCCTAATGACACTGTGCAAGAGCTAAATCAGGCACCCTCCCCTGAAAGTAAAGATCAATTGAGACAGATTTTGGGAACCCTGGGGTTTTGGAGAAAACATGTACCTGGCTTTGCCATTATAGCCAGACCATTGTACAATTTGTTAAAGAAAAGTGCTGCCGGGAATGGGCTCCTGCCCATGAGGAAGCCCTCAGGCAACTGATAGGGGAGATACACACCTATCAGGCTCTGGGTCCCATACATCCTGAAGCCCCATTCCATTTGTACCTAACTGTGGGAGCCACTGGAATGTCTTATGCTCTCTGGCAAGAAAGTGACACTGCTCCCAGACGACCAATTGAGTTTGGTTCCAAGTCATGGCAAGGGTCACAGGCTAACTACACGCCTTATGAGAAGGTGCTTCTGGCAGCTTACACAGCCTTGAGAGAAACTGAGGAATTAACTCAGGATAAGGACATCACAATTCACACTCCTCTTCCAATCATTAAACCTATATTGGAAGGGAAAGAGATACCACCTGGTGTAGCACAAAAGCTGACTATCCAAAGATGGGCACTTTACATACACCACAGGGTAGGTAGTGCAGACACTGCACAAAACCCCACTATGATTCAGGAATCCCTATGGAAAGTAGGAATGCCTGATGAATACCGCCTACCTCCACAGCAGTCTCCCATTAAGGATGCTGCCCCATTTGATCCTTCTAAGCCTGAGGGAGTATGGTTCACTGATGGCAGTGCCAGGCTGGTTaaaggaaaatggaagggaaaagctgcagcagtgcctgcagacccCTCTGCAGCACCCCTAACTGCTGAAATTGATGGGTCAGCACAACTTGCAGAATTAGCTGGAATTAAACTGGCCTGTGAAGCAGGAGCCACCACAGTATATACGGACTCCTATGCGGTGTGGGCAGGTGCCACTCAGTGGATCACTAACTGGAAAAATAACCACTGGGAAATAGGAGGTAAACCAGTCTGGGGACTGGAATACTGGAAGTGGTTATATCAGCATGCCCTGCAACAACCCCTGTCTATAGGACATGTTTCAGCTCATCAGAGGAATAATACCCCagctgcacagttaaacaatttagccgatgcagctgcccagctctttaCCACACAAGTAGAATGGGAACGCTTATATTCATGGTTACATGATAATTTAGGACACACAGGAAGTGATGAGTTAGTGCGGCAAGCACATATCAGGGGGTGGCCTATCACCCACAGACAGGCTAGAGACCTGGTGCAAGCCTGCACTATTTGTGCTGAGACTAGAAAACATATAGCAGAAGGACAAAGGTTTGCCAGGCTAAGAGATGGAAAAACACTATGGGCAACCTGGCAGGTCGACTATGTCGGACCACTGCCCACTACAAGGCAGACGTGGAAATACATCTTGACTGGGGTAGAAATTgtttcagggattggttttgcatATCCAACCCGACTGGCAACAGGGTTGTCCACAGTTATGGGACTAAACCGCTTAACAGCAATTGTCCCAATGCCTCAAGAAATCCAATCAGATAATGGTTCGCATTTTAAGAATAAACTTGTAAGGGAATGGACCCTTAACCATGGAGTCCAATGGACCTTCCACCTTCCATATCGACCTCAATCTAATGGCATGGtcgagcgctggaatgggttgctAAAGAATCACTTGAAGCCTACTGATGGCACATGGGGAGACAGACTGGACGAAGTGGTGCAGAGATTAAACAACAGACAGACTCCTACAGGAAGTCCAATCAGCAGGGGATTCTTCCCTACAGGGAAAGCTATCTCCCCTGCCAGAACACCACTGCACAGTTCCAAGTATGCTCCCGGAGACACTGTTGTGATTAaacacccagccctgggaaccTTTACCTGCGTTTTGCACGCCTATAAAGAGAAAGGTGTATGGAGTGCCTTAAATGCTGATAAAAGGCTAATAACCATTACAGAGGCTTGGATCGCATCCAAGACCGGCTGACCATGTGATTTATTGCAGGAATGGTCCCATGGTTCCGAGCAACCTGCCAGCTAACCTGTCAGCAAAATGGACCATGCAGCAGACCTGTTTGATCACTAGAGACTACTATGGACTGTTGATATATTTGCCATTACTTATAATAGCAGGTGTAatttttgcttttggttttaaaataagttttttagCTAGAACACGACCCACCAGAGATATGTTCCTGCAAGCCCTCATGATCCTTCTGTTGGCTCCAGTCACCTTGGCAATACCAGAACATCCTCTTCGGGGAGCAATCCAAACCATCGCCTCAGCTGCTGGTGCTACAAATTGCTGGATGTGCACCTTGCTAGATTCAACCAATGGACTGGGACTTGAATTTGTACCACTCAGCCTAAATGATTGGTGGAACAAAAGCGACATCTTTCAGTGGGGACCAGCATGGTACACCAACAACCCTCACAATGACTCGGGGGAGGTGGGACAATGGCATCGCACTGTTTGGGGACAGCCTGTGGAATATGTAACGGGATCATCTAAAGAAGTATACCCTATTTGTTTTGAAACTCAGGGTGACATACAAATGGGTAGTCTAGATAAGCAGCAATGTGCCCATACAATTGTATTTGATCAGAAAAGTGGGGGTTGGACTACCTACCCACCCATGAGCAACAAAAGGACTTTAAAATGTTGGAAAGGTCCCATCAATGGCACACTTGAACATAGACCCCTTTTTAGCATACATAATGCCACAATTGTTCCCCTGAATATGAGTAGATACCCTGAAAGCAGAGATTGGTATGACCAATCACTGTTCTTTATTCCCAGTTCCGGACACATTTATAACCCATTGCTAATCAAATCTATTAACTCCTTATTAGATCAGTGTAATGAAAATGGACTTTTTCGCTCAGATCAAATTTTAGAAGATTTGTTAATAGTTTTGCTCTGTACTAACATTAAGATGGGATATTGTGTTCCATATCACCAACCCATACCTAAACCTGAGGAGGGCAGGTGGCACAGAGGACCTTATTCACCTATTCTTAGTAAAGAACCTGGCTTGTTCTTTATTTGTGGGGACAAGGCATATAAATATCTACCTGTAGGTTGGACTGGAAGGTGTTCACTGGGACATGCAGTACCCGAGGGACTAACAGTACACCCTCATGTTAATGCCCCCAGAATAACAAATCTGGGAAGTTTTATACATCGGTCCAAACGAAAGTTCACCTACAACCCCCTGATTGAACCGCCCTCTGGTTTTCACCGATTTACACGTGCACTTATACCTTGGTTAGGTATAACTGAGCTCGAGATGGCAATAGCAAACGTTTCTGGACAATTG
This window contains:
- the LOC125627691 gene encoding endogenous retroviral envelope protein HEMO-like isoform X2, whose translation is MQGGFLARTRPTRDMFLQALMILLLAPVTLAIPEHPLRGAIQTIASAAGATNCWMCTLLDSTNGLGLEFVPLSLNDWWNKSDIFQWGPAWYTNNPHNDSGEVGQWHRTVWGQPVEYVTGSSKEVYPICFETQGDIQMGSLDKQQCAHTIVFDQKSGGWTTYPPMSNKRTLKCWKGPINGTLEHRPLFSIHNATIVPLNMSRYPESRDWYDQSLFFIPSSGHIYNPLLIKSINSLLDQCNENGLFRSDQILEDLLIVLLCTNIKMGYCVPYHQPIPKPEEGRWHRGPYSPILSKEPGLFFICGDKAYKYLPVGWTGRCSLGHAVPEGLTVHPHVNAPRITNLGSFIHRSKRKFTYNPLIEPPSGFHRFTRALIPWLGITELEMAIANVSGQLEIALNHTADALGLLNEQLQSVARYALQNRIALDATLAQQGGVCAVINQSCCFYVNHSGQIEQDVVAIKGAVKILHAVAENGQTSWMQWLAQHLGFSLSPFLHSVVNTVLTILIIVIVFCVTLCIMKRLIQTALSSTQIRYQELKRDPNQFREPSSSNLVVGYF
- the LOC125627691 gene encoding endogenous retroviral envelope protein HEMO-like isoform X1 gives rise to the protein MQGGNGPMVPSNLPANLSAKWTMQQTCLITRDYYGLLIYLPLLIIAGVIFAFGFKISFLARTRPTRDMFLQALMILLLAPVTLAIPEHPLRGAIQTIASAAGATNCWMCTLLDSTNGLGLEFVPLSLNDWWNKSDIFQWGPAWYTNNPHNDSGEVGQWHRTVWGQPVEYVTGSSKEVYPICFETQGDIQMGSLDKQQCAHTIVFDQKSGGWTTYPPMSNKRTLKCWKGPINGTLEHRPLFSIHNATIVPLNMSRYPESRDWYDQSLFFIPSSGHIYNPLLIKSINSLLDQCNENGLFRSDQILEDLLIVLLCTNIKMGYCVPYHQPIPKPEEGRWHRGPYSPILSKEPGLFFICGDKAYKYLPVGWTGRCSLGHAVPEGLTVHPHVNAPRITNLGSFIHRSKRKFTYNPLIEPPSGFHRFTRALIPWLGITELEMAIANVSGQLEIALNHTADALGLLNEQLQSVARYALQNRIALDATLAQQGGVCAVINQSCCFYVNHSGQIEQDVVAIKGAVKILHAVAENGQTSWMQWLAQHLGFSLSPFLHSVVNTVLTILIIVIVFCVTLCIMKRLIQTALSSTQIRYQELKRDPNQFREPSSSNLVVGYF